The Sulfolobus acidocaldarius DSM 639 genome has a window encoding:
- a CDS encoding dTDP-glucose 4,6-dehydratase, with the protein MVTGGAGFIGSSFSREVKKPVIFDLLTYAGRLENLIGVDHIFVKGDIRNYSQLEDTVKKYDIKIIVNFSAETHVDRSINNAHIFLDTNVYGVVNLLEICRRYDTRLVQISTDEVYGEQENATEDFPLRPSSPYSASKASADMFILAYVRTYGVDAIIIRPSNNYGPRQHIEKLIPKTIVRTLLGLEIPIYGKGDQERDWIYVEDTAKVIAQLVETGKKGEIYNVPGGQRTTNIKLVEMIGELMGREPKIKFVKDRPGHDKKYSMVSTKLSYKVTPLKEGLSKTIKWYLENEWWWRPLLNDEYFLRETSW; encoded by the coding sequence ATGGTCACTGGTGGGGCTGGTTTTATTGGTTCTTCTTTTTCACGTGAAGTGAAAAAACCTGTGATCTTTGATCTATTAACATATGCAGGGAGGTTAGAGAACCTAATAGGTGTAGACCATATATTTGTCAAAGGAGATATACGAAATTACAGTCAGTTGGAGGATACTGTAAAGAAATACGATATAAAAATTATTGTAAATTTTTCAGCAGAGACTCATGTTGATAGGTCAATAAATAACGCCCATATATTCTTAGACACTAATGTCTATGGAGTAGTAAACTTGTTAGAAATATGCAGAAGGTATGATACCCGCCTAGTTCAAATCTCAACTGACGAAGTTTACGGAGAACAGGAGAATGCTACAGAGGATTTTCCGCTGAGACCCTCTTCCCCTTACTCTGCATCTAAAGCTTCCGCCGACATGTTCATTTTAGCTTATGTTCGTACCTATGGAGTTGATGCAATAATTATTAGACCATCAAACAATTACGGACCTAGACAACACATCGAGAAGCTAATTCCCAAAACCATTGTCAGGACACTGTTGGGACTTGAAATACCAATCTACGGTAAAGGTGATCAGGAAAGGGATTGGATATATGTTGAAGACACTGCAAAGGTTATCGCTCAATTAGTTGAAACAGGAAAGAAAGGTGAAATTTACAATGTACCAGGGGGTCAGAGGACAACTAATATAAAACTTGTCGAAATGATAGGTGAGTTAATGGGGAGGGAACCTAAGATAAAATTTGTTAAGGATAGACCTGGTCATGACAAAAAATACTCAATGGTTTCCACAAAATTGAGTTACAAAGTTACCCCCTTAAAGGAGGGACTGAGCAAGACAATTAAATGGTACCTGGAAAA
- a CDS encoding glucose-1-phosphate thymidylyltransferase, whose translation MKAIILHGGQGTRLRPLTHTGPKQLIKIAGKPISLWGVLSLRDIGIRDFGIILGNNHPEKVIEYYGDGSKFGIKVTYIYQGEARGLADAIYKVKDFVKDDNFIVYLGDNVVLEGLDKLVSFNSSASILLARVDNPNRFGVAVINNDNKVVRLVEKPKERISDLALVGVYTFTPEIFHAIEKIKPSWRGELEITDAIQELINEGKEVSYSIIKGWWKDTGTPDDLLEANMILLDRYLETVNKGKVVDSRVEGRVVIDEGSVVEKSVIRGPVYVGKNCKIRGSHILPFTSIGDNVVIEDSEVSNSLIMDDVQIKGLSITQSLIGSGARVLKKENLPTGRIFIIGENSLVEV comes from the coding sequence ATGAAAGCCATTATACTTCACGGCGGTCAGGGGACTAGACTAAGACCTTTAACACACACAGGACCAAAGCAACTCATCAAGATCGCCGGCAAACCCATATCCTTATGGGGCGTTTTATCACTGAGGGATATAGGCATAAGAGACTTTGGGATTATACTTGGGAATAACCACCCAGAAAAGGTGATCGAGTATTATGGTGATGGATCAAAATTCGGCATAAAGGTTACGTATATATATCAGGGAGAGGCAAGAGGTCTAGCTGATGCTATTTACAAGGTAAAAGACTTTGTAAAAGACGATAATTTCATAGTATATTTAGGCGATAACGTGGTTCTTGAGGGGTTAGACAAACTCGTTAGTTTCAACAGTTCAGCATCAATACTCCTTGCAAGGGTGGATAATCCTAACCGTTTTGGTGTAGCTGTTATAAACAACGACAATAAGGTCGTGAGACTGGTCGAGAAACCTAAGGAGAGGATATCTGATTTAGCTCTTGTAGGTGTTTATACGTTTACCCCTGAAATTTTTCATGCAATTGAAAAGATAAAGCCGAGTTGGAGAGGAGAACTTGAGATAACTGATGCAATTCAGGAACTTATTAATGAAGGTAAAGAGGTGTCCTACTCAATCATCAAGGGGTGGTGGAAGGACACTGGAACACCCGATGATCTATTGGAGGCAAATATGATCTTACTCGACAGGTACCTGGAAACTGTGAATAAAGGCAAAGTCGTCGACTCGAGAGTGGAGGGTAGAGTGGTAATAGACGAGGGAAGTGTAGTGGAGAAGTCTGTTATCAGAGGACCAGTGTATGTAGGGAAGAACTGTAAAATAAGGGGTTCTCACATACTGCCCTTTACATCCATTGGCGATAATGTAGTGATCGAGGACTCAGAAGTGTCAAACTCGTTAATAATGGACGATGTTCAAATTAAGGGACTATCCATAACTCAATCATTAATTGGGAGTGGGGCAAGAGTCCTAAAGAAGGAGAATTTACCAACTGGTAGGATATTCATTATAGGTGAGAATTCTTTAGTGGAGGTATAG